A DNA window from Rhineura floridana isolate rRhiFlo1 chromosome 11, rRhiFlo1.hap2, whole genome shotgun sequence contains the following coding sequences:
- the RPL27 gene encoding large ribosomal subunit protein eL27, with the protein MGKFMKPGKVVLVLAGRYSGRKAVIVKNIDDGTSDRPYSHALVAGIDRYPRKVTASMGKKKIAKRSKIKSFVKVYNYNHLMPTRYSVDIPLDKTVVNKDIFRDPALKRKARREAKVKFEERYKTGKNKWFFQKLRF; encoded by the exons ATGGGCAAGTTTATGAAACCTGGAAAAGTGGTTCTTGTACTCGCTGGACGTTACTCTGGACGCAAAGCTGTTATTGTTAAG AATATTGATGATGGCACCTCGGATCGCCCATATAGCCATGCCCTGGTGGCTGGCATTGATCGCTATCCACGCAAAGtgacagccagcatgggcaagaaAAAGATTGCCAAACGGTCCAAGATCAAGTCCTTTGTGAAAGTCTACAATTACAACCACTTGATGCCAACCAG GTATTCTGTTGATATTCCCCTGGACAAAACTGTTGTCAACAAGGATATATTTAGGGACCCTGCTCTGAAACGTAAAGCACGGCGAGAGGCCAAAGTGAAATTTGAGGAAAG ATACAAAACAGGCAAGAACAAGTGGTTTTTCCAGAAGCTCAGATTCTGA